The following proteins come from a genomic window of Salvia hispanica cultivar TCC Black 2014 chromosome 4, UniMelb_Shisp_WGS_1.0, whole genome shotgun sequence:
- the LOC125185310 gene encoding thioredoxin H2-like, whose translation MGVGASTGYGTSPARTYRSTTRKGQVVAFHSSKTWKIHFEASKLTPKLLVVDFTAAWCGPCQYIQPAVNEFAETYTDVDFIKIDVDELDDVAQEFGVQTMPTFVLIKRGKEVDKVVGAKKEDLRKKIDKHRI comes from the exons atggGAGTTGGAGCTTCCACCGGTTATGGGACTTCACCTGCAAGAACTTACAGATCAACGACGAGGAAAGGCCAGGTAGTCGCGTTCCACTCGTCAAAGACCTGGAAAATCCACTTTGAAGCCTCGAAACTGACCCCAAAACTG CTCGTTGTTGATTTCACGGCAGCATGGTGCGGGCCCTGCCAGTATATTCAACCTGCAGTAAACGAATTTGCAGAAACATACACAGACGTGGACTTCATCAAGATTGATGTTGATGAGTTGGAC GATGTGGCACAGGAATTCGGGGTTCAGACAATGCCGACTTTTGTGCTGATAAAGAGAGGGAAAGAGGTCGATAAGGTTGTTGGAGCCAAGAAGGAAGACCTGAGGAAGAAGATTGACAAGCATAGAATCTAA
- the LOC125185309 gene encoding dnaJ homolog subfamily B member 4-like has protein sequence MGVDYYNILKVSRNARDEDLKKSYKRLAMKWHPDKNALNTQEAEAKFKQISEAYDVLSDSQKRQIYDLYGEEGLKSGLYAPPTDVYKFSPRDAEDIFEEFFGGLRKAAVMETKLPCSLEELYKGSRRKMKISRIVLDGSGKPATVEEVLSIHIKPGWKKGTKITFPEKGNHEAGAAPGDLIFVVDEKPHQVFKRDGNDLIIHLKISLLDALTGKTFKISTLDGRDLTVSVSDIVKPSYEMLIQNEGMPISKEPGKHGDLRIKFDIKFPSRLTADQKSDLRRVLGKRSG, from the exons ATGGGGGTTGATTACTACAACATACTGAAAGTATCGAGAAACGCGAGGGACGAAGATTTGAAGAAATCGTACAAGAGATTGGCGATGAAATGGCACCCGGACAAGAACGCACTCAACACTCAAGAAGCGGAGGCCAAATTCAAGCAGATTAGCGAGGCCTACGATGTTCTCAGCGATTCGCAGAAGCGGCAGATCTACGACTTGTACGGCGAGGAGGGCCTCAAATCGGGCCTCTACGCCCCGCCTACCGATGTTTATAAGTTCAGCCCTAGAGATGCAGAGGATATTTTTGAGGAGTTTTTTGGTGGGCTGAGGAAGGCCGCGGTGATGGAGACTAAGCTGCCGTGTAGTTTGGAGGAGTTGTATAAAGGCTCGaggaggaagatgaagatatCAAGAATCGTTCTTGATGGCTCAGG CAAGCCCGCCACGGTTGAAGAGGTTCTATCCATACACATCAAGCCCGGTTGGAAGAAGGGTACCAAGATTACGTTCCCTGAGAAAGGGAACCATGAAGCTGGGGCTGCCCCGGGAGACCTAATCTTCGTTGTGGATGAGAAGCCCCATCAGGTTTTCAAAAGGGACGGCAATGATCTGATAATCCACCTAAAGATCTCTTTACTCGATGCTCTCACGGGAAAgactttcaaaatttcaacacTAGACGGGCGAGACCTCACTGTCTCAGTGTCGGATATCGTAAAACCTAGCTATGAAATGTTGATCCAGAATGAGGGCATGCCTATATCGAAAGAACCAGGCAAACACGGAGACCTACGGATCAAGTTTGACATCAAGTTCCCCTCGAGGCTCACGGCTGATCAAAAATCGGACCTAAGGAGGGTCTTGGGCAAGAGATCCGGTTAG